A genome region from Micromonospora peucetia includes the following:
- a CDS encoding helix-turn-helix transcriptional regulator, protein MGHSLASDSPGVPSRLRTVRPDGTPVYRYRQRPGLPPVSVTRFDTEAAHVSLPPDHRHAHDFLVLSYVEEGLGSFTVDGAERPLRAGEVHAVSPGQVIGVAAAAGLARCRAWSVAFTPDAVPALTSVSPLTWTHHPLLALFAFSGGHGRIAEPDQANWSAWLADLAEELADPGRLGAREAVAALLTRLLVAAARLAPSAPAMPDPLVERVFAEIEATFREPVSAADVARTLGYTPGHLTTVLRRRTGRPLLEWITERRMTEVRRMLRETDLSLDVVADRTGLRDATYLVRRFRDRYGITPQRWRRTQRAWS, encoded by the coding sequence ATGGGACATTCTTTGGCCAGTGACTCACCCGGAGTCCCGTCGAGGCTGCGCACGGTTCGGCCCGACGGGACGCCGGTCTACCGCTACCGGCAGCGCCCCGGCCTGCCTCCTGTCTCGGTGACCCGCTTCGACACCGAAGCCGCCCACGTCAGCCTCCCGCCGGACCACCGGCACGCTCACGACTTCCTCGTCCTGTCCTATGTCGAGGAGGGCCTGGGATCGTTCACCGTCGACGGGGCCGAACGGCCGTTGCGCGCTGGCGAGGTCCACGCGGTATCGCCCGGGCAGGTCATCGGCGTCGCGGCAGCGGCCGGGCTCGCCCGCTGCCGCGCGTGGTCGGTCGCGTTCACACCGGACGCCGTCCCCGCCCTGACCTCGGTCTCCCCACTGACCTGGACGCACCATCCCCTCCTTGCCCTGTTCGCCTTCAGCGGGGGGCACGGTCGGATCGCGGAGCCCGACCAGGCGAACTGGTCGGCGTGGCTGGCGGACCTGGCCGAGGAACTTGCCGACCCAGGCCGCCTCGGCGCCCGCGAGGCCGTCGCCGCACTGCTCACCCGGCTTCTGGTCGCAGCTGCGCGACTGGCACCCAGCGCTCCGGCCATGCCGGACCCACTCGTCGAGCGGGTCTTCGCCGAGATCGAGGCGACGTTCCGCGAACCGGTCTCCGCCGCCGATGTCGCCCGCACGCTCGGCTACACCCCGGGGCACCTCACGACCGTGCTCCGTCGGCGTACCGGCCGCCCCCTGCTCGAATGGATCACCGAACGGCGCATGACCGAGGTCCGGCGGATGCTGCGCGAGACCGATCTGTCGCTCGACGTCGTGGCCGACCGAACCGGCCTGCGCGACGCGACGTATCTCGTCCGCCGCTTCCGCGACCGCTACGGCATCACCCCGCAGCGATGGCGCCGTACCCAGCGAGCATGGTCATGA
- a CDS encoding SIMPL domain-containing protein, giving the protein MQLIERPWGVTAYGAASVKSMPDMVRARFRVVRVEQTPSGAFATAAEAVGAVRQALRNHGVADSSVERSRLDLKSSWSGYGPERVFLGYQCQASFAMESGRLDIVQQLLDDVVAAGANEIEAVDFDVTTKADMRAEARRQAVAAARRKAELYAAAAGVRLGAVVHIDDVDPENVGHERYRGHGSGGEASAQDLAPGHVVVSAAVILGFSITHD; this is encoded by the coding sequence ATGCAGCTGATCGAACGGCCATGGGGTGTTACCGCGTACGGCGCGGCGAGCGTGAAGTCCATGCCGGATATGGTCCGAGCGAGATTCCGGGTCGTTCGGGTGGAACAGACGCCGTCAGGTGCATTCGCTACGGCGGCTGAGGCCGTGGGCGCGGTGCGTCAGGCGCTGCGAAACCACGGCGTTGCCGACAGCTCCGTGGAGCGGTCACGGCTGGACCTCAAGAGTTCGTGGAGCGGCTATGGCCCGGAACGAGTGTTCCTCGGCTATCAGTGTCAGGCGTCGTTTGCCATGGAGTCGGGCCGTCTGGACATCGTTCAGCAGTTGCTCGATGACGTTGTAGCCGCTGGCGCGAACGAGATCGAGGCGGTGGACTTCGACGTCACGACGAAGGCCGACATGCGTGCGGAAGCTCGGCGTCAGGCGGTAGCGGCTGCTAGGCGGAAGGCCGAGTTGTACGCCGCCGCGGCCGGTGTCCGACTAGGTGCTGTCGTGCACATCGACGACGTTGATCCAGAAAACGTGGGACACGAACGCTACCGTGGCCACGGTTCGGGCGGAGAGGCTTCCGCCCAGGACCTCGCACCCGGACACGTAGTGGTCTCGGCTGCGGTGATCCTCGGCTTCTCGATCACCCACGACTGA
- a CDS encoding class I SAM-dependent methyltransferase — translation MAASTHVRILDQRTPEDRDRPFLPGAGKTWLLPFYDVFTRVAGVRALHERTVELAGIEPGQTVADIGCGTGNLSFVVLSAQPSARVTGLDPDGDALRRAARKARRRSVALTLVQGYADRIPAEDASLDHVVSSLALHHVDDDGRIAFARDALRALRPGGRITVVDFGGPASNVEDAGHPTHRHGHSPVHALRHLTRLMRSRAAHKPVVARNHGDGIVTLLADAGFDDAREVAHADHRFGRVTFVQATRP, via the coding sequence ATGGCAGCTTCGACCCACGTACGCATCCTCGACCAGCGAACTCCGGAGGATCGGGACCGCCCCTTCCTGCCGGGCGCGGGAAAGACCTGGCTTCTCCCGTTCTACGACGTCTTCACCCGGGTTGCCGGCGTCCGCGCACTGCACGAACGTACGGTCGAGCTCGCAGGCATCGAGCCCGGCCAGACGGTGGCCGACATCGGCTGCGGCACGGGCAACCTGTCGTTCGTCGTGCTCTCGGCCCAGCCGAGCGCGCGGGTGACCGGCCTCGACCCCGACGGAGACGCCCTGCGCAGGGCAGCGCGCAAGGCGCGCCGGCGCAGCGTCGCTCTTACCCTCGTTCAGGGATATGCCGACCGGATCCCCGCTGAGGACGCCTCGCTCGACCATGTGGTCTCGTCGTTGGCGCTGCACCACGTCGATGACGACGGTCGGATCGCGTTCGCGCGCGACGCGCTGCGTGCTCTTCGGCCGGGAGGAAGGATCACGGTCGTCGACTTCGGCGGCCCAGCATCCAACGTCGAGGACGCCGGGCACCCAACACACCGCCATGGCCACAGCCCTGTCCACGCCCTCCGGCACCTGACCCGCCTCATGCGTTCCCGGGCGGCGCACAAGCCGGTCGTGGCCCGCAACCACGGCGATGGCATCGTCACGCTCCTGGCCGACGCCGGGTTCGACGACGCCCGGGAGGTCGCGCACGCCGACCACAGGTTCGGCCGGGTCACCTTCGTGCAGGCGACTCGCCCTTAA